The DNA segment GTCACGCTATCTGAATTACTCACTTTCGGTAATCACTAGCCGGGCGCTGCCAGATGTCCGCGATGGACTGAAACCGGTTCAACGCCGCATTTTGTATGCGATGAACCAGCTAAATCTGTCCTCCACCGCCAAGCACCGTAAGTGTGCGAAGGTCGTCGGGGATGCGATGAGTAACTACCATCCGCACGGCGACAGTTCGATCTACGAGGCCTTGGTGCGGATGGCTCAGCCATTTGCGCTGCGGATGCCGTTGGTCGACGGCAGCGGCAACTTCGGTTCGGTCGACGGCGACAACGCGGCTGCGATGCGTTACACCGAATGTCGAATGACCGCGATTTCGGCAGAACTGCTAGCAGACCTTTCCACCAAAACGGTTGCCTTTCGTCCCAACTATGACGGAACGCGTGAGGAACCGGTCGTCCTGCCCAGCCGAATGCCCAACCTGCTGGTCAACGGAGCGACGGGAATCGCTGTCGGCATGGCGACGAACATCCCCCCTCACAATCTGAAAGAGGTCTGTCACGCCCTCCTGAAACTACTCAAAGACCCAGAGATCAAAGAGTACCAACTTGTTGCCAATGACGCGGTGCAAGGCCCGGACTTCCCGACCGGGGGGCAGATCATCAACAGCAAGGAAGAGCTCCGCGAAATCTATGCAACCGGTCAAGGGACGATCAAACTTCGGGGGACTTCGATCCTAGTCGAACCACCCAAACCGAAACGCGGAAGCAAAGCTTCCGCTGCCTCGGCAAACGTGTTGCAGATCACCTCCATTCCTTATGGAGTGAATAAAGCGGCGATGGTGGAGCGGATATCCGAACTGGTTTACAGCGGCAAACTTCCTTTGGTGGAAGAAGTACGCGATCTATCGACCGACGAAATCCGTGTCGACATCGTCCTGAAACCAAACGCCGATGCTGACAAAGTCCTGGCTTACCTGTTCAAGCACACCCCTCTGCAAAGCAATTTCCACGTCAACCTGACCTGTCTGGTCCCCAACGAGAATCCTGAAACCAGCGCGCCGGCGCGACTGGGCCTGAAGGAAATTCTCTGGCACTTCCTGCATTTCCGTTTGGATGTTGTCACCGCGCGACTGACAAACGAGCTTCGTGCTCTCGAGAAACGGATCCATATCCTGAACGGATTGGCATTCGTTTTTGACGTCCTGGACGAAATCATCCGGATCATCCGTGCCAGCGATGGGAAAGCGGATGCTGCGGAAAAAATCATGACCAAATACCCCGCCGAGACGGGCGGCTTGGACGCGGAGCAAACCGACGCGATCCTTGAACTGCGTCTTTACCGACTGGCCAAGTTGGAAATCAACGTGGTCATCAAGGAACTGAAAGAAAAAGAAAAACGAGCTCGAGAGATCCGCAAACTGCTGAAGGAAGATACCGCGGACACCAATGCGTCGGGCCGCTGGCAAATCGTGCGAGAAGAAATCCAGCACATTCGCGAAACCTATGCCACTGACCAAGCAGGTCGTCGTCGATCGATCATCGCTCCGTTGACCGAAGAGATCGAATACAACGAAGAAGACTTTATCGTTGCCGAAGAATGCCACATTCTGATCACGACCGATGGCTGGGTGAAACGTCAAAAACAGATCGCAGACCCCAATAAGAGCCGTCTCCGCAGCGGCGACAATGTCTTGACGTGCGTCGCGGGTTCGACGCGAGAAACGATCGCGTTTTTCTCTTCGCTGGGGGTTTGTTATACCGCTCGAATGGCGGACATTCCTGCCTCCACTGGATTCGGAGAACCGATCCAAAAACTGTTCAAACTGAAGGATGGCGAACAGATCATCGCCGCCCTTTCGCTTGATCCACGGGTGATCGGCAACATCCACGACGATCCCAAGTATCCCGACCACTGCCCCGAAACGCATGCGTTTGCGGCAACCAGCAATGGCTATGCCCTCCGGTTCGGGCTGGCCGGTTACCTGGACCCCTCAACCCGTAATGGGCGGCGATATGCCCGCCCAGCCGCAGGGTCCCATGTGATTGACGTCGTCCCCATCCACGGGACCGAAACCATTCTTTCCGTCAGTGAAAACTGT comes from the Roseimaritima multifibrata genome and includes:
- a CDS encoding DNA gyrase/topoisomerase IV subunit A, with the protein product MAKRRSTSGTRSNRNRKSGEPDLPTESAEDRLIPIPLRAAAQSRYLNYSLSVITSRALPDVRDGLKPVQRRILYAMNQLNLSSTAKHRKCAKVVGDAMSNYHPHGDSSIYEALVRMAQPFALRMPLVDGSGNFGSVDGDNAAAMRYTECRMTAISAELLADLSTKTVAFRPNYDGTREEPVVLPSRMPNLLVNGATGIAVGMATNIPPHNLKEVCHALLKLLKDPEIKEYQLVANDAVQGPDFPTGGQIINSKEELREIYATGQGTIKLRGTSILVEPPKPKRGSKASAASANVLQITSIPYGVNKAAMVERISELVYSGKLPLVEEVRDLSTDEIRVDIVLKPNADADKVLAYLFKHTPLQSNFHVNLTCLVPNENPETSAPARLGLKEILWHFLHFRLDVVTARLTNELRALEKRIHILNGLAFVFDVLDEIIRIIRASDGKADAAEKIMTKYPAETGGLDAEQTDAILELRLYRLAKLEINVVIKELKEKEKRAREIRKLLKEDTADTNASGRWQIVREEIQHIRETYATDQAGRRRSIIAPLTEEIEYNEEDFIVAEECHILITTDGWVKRQKQIADPNKSRLRSGDNVLTCVAGSTRETIAFFSSLGVCYTARMADIPASTGFGEPIQKLFKLKDGEQIIAALSLDPRVIGNIHDDPKYPDHCPETHAFAATSNGYALRFGLAGYLDPSTRNGRRYARPAAGSHVIDVVPIHGTETILSVSENCRAMVCPAEEVNYLSGPGKGVLLVRLGKEDRLLGFKASTGDRDLMVVQTNRGAKKTISTAKYRVTSRGGRGTEIQKNGKIAEIVVDPPAAPETLE